The Oxalobacteraceae bacterium OTU3CINTB1 genome includes a window with the following:
- the nuoK gene encoding NADH-quinone oxidoreductase subunit NuoK, with protein sequence MTLSLAHYLVLGAILFAISIVGIFLNRKNIIILLMAIELMLLAVNMNFIAFSHYLGDAAGQIFVFFILTVAAAESAIGLAILVVMFRNLDTINVEDLDSLKG encoded by the coding sequence ATGACTTTATCGCTTGCTCACTACCTCGTTCTTGGCGCGATCCTGTTCGCGATCTCGATCGTGGGTATTTTCTTGAATCGCAAGAACATCATTATTCTGCTGATGGCCATCGAATTGATGCTGCTGGCGGTGAACATGAACTTCATCGCGTTCTCCCACTATCTGGGCGACGCGGCCGGGCAGATCTTCGTTTTCTTCATCCTGACCGTGGCGGCTGCCGAATCGGCAATCGGCCTCGCGATTCTGGTGGTGATGTTCCGTAATCTGGACACCATCAATGTGGAAGACCTGGATAGCCTTAAGGGTTAA
- the nuoH gene encoding NADH-quinone oxidoreductase subunit NuoH yields the protein MALPEFVTTLYDLGATSPIAPVWPIVWTMIKIVLVLLPLMGLVAYLTLWERKFIGWIQIRVGPNRVGPMGLLQPIADALKLLFKEIIMPAKANPGLFVIGPIMTIMPALAAWSVVPFGPEAVLANVNAALLLLMAITSMEVYGIIIAGWASNSKYSFMGAMRASAQMISYEIPMGFVFVVILMVSGSLNFGDIVAMQQRGMMADHGLNILSWNWLPLLPLFVVYLTSGLAEANRHPFDVVEGESEIVAGHMVEYSGMAYAMFMLAEYANMILIATVGSIMFLGGWSAPFAFLEFWGGFGGFFWLFAKAFFLVSVFIWVRGTFPRYRYDQIMRLGWKVFIPLTLVYLVFVAGWMQTSWNIWK from the coding sequence ATGGCTCTGCCTGAATTCGTCACTACATTGTATGACCTGGGCGCCACCAGCCCGATCGCGCCGGTATGGCCGATCGTCTGGACGATGATCAAAATCGTCCTGGTGCTGCTGCCGCTGATGGGCCTTGTCGCCTACCTGACCTTGTGGGAACGTAAGTTCATCGGCTGGATTCAAATCCGCGTCGGTCCGAACCGCGTCGGTCCCATGGGGCTGCTGCAGCCGATCGCCGATGCGCTCAAGCTGCTGTTCAAAGAAATCATCATGCCGGCGAAGGCCAACCCAGGCCTGTTCGTCATCGGTCCGATCATGACCATCATGCCGGCGCTGGCCGCATGGTCGGTGGTGCCATTCGGTCCGGAAGCGGTGCTGGCCAACGTCAACGCCGCCTTGCTGCTGCTGATGGCGATCACCTCGATGGAAGTCTACGGCATCATCATCGCCGGCTGGGCGTCGAACTCGAAGTACTCGTTCATGGGCGCGATGCGCGCCTCGGCGCAGATGATTTCCTACGAAATCCCGATGGGCTTCGTATTCGTCGTGATCCTGATGGTTTCGGGTTCGCTGAACTTCGGCGACATCGTCGCCATGCAGCAGCGCGGCATGATGGCCGACCACGGTCTGAACATCCTGTCGTGGAACTGGCTGCCGTTGCTGCCGCTGTTCGTCGTCTACCTGACCTCCGGCCTGGCCGAAGCGAACCGCCATCCGTTCGACGTGGTCGAGGGTGAGTCGGAAATCGTCGCCGGCCACATGGTCGAGTATTCGGGCATGGCCTACGCCATGTTCATGCTGGCCGAATACGCCAACATGATCCTGATCGCGACCGTCGGTTCGATCATGTTCCTGGGCGGCTGGTCCGCACCGTTTGCCTTCCTCGAATTCTGGGGCGGTTTCGGCGGCTTCTTCTGGCTGTTCGCCAAGGCGTTCTTCCTGGTGTCGGTCTTCATCTGGGTGCGCGGTACCTTCCCACGCTACCGCTACGACCAGATCATGCGTCTGGGCTGGAAAGTGTTCATTCCTCTGACGCTGGTGTACCTGGTGTTCGTGGCCGGCTGGATGCAGACATCCTGGAATATCTGGAAGTAA
- a CDS encoding NADH-quinone oxidoreductase subunit J, with the protein MEFKTALFYAFSAIMVLAATRVITARNPVHAALFLVLAFFSAAGIWMLLEAEFLAIVLVLVYVGAVMVLFLFVVMMLDIDTDKMRENFWGYLPIASFVGVIIVLEMAAVLWRSFLSFDQQAVSAGNIGGTKELGILIFTKYVYGFEIAAAILLVAIVAAVALTLRKRKDTKHFDPADAVRVKRNDRLKIVKIDAVRPRVDVAPAAGSAEAKETP; encoded by the coding sequence ATGGAATTTAAAACTGCTTTGTTCTACGCCTTCTCAGCCATCATGGTATTGGCTGCGACGCGCGTTATCACGGCCCGCAATCCGGTGCACGCAGCGCTGTTCCTGGTGCTGGCGTTCTTCTCGGCCGCCGGTATCTGGATGCTGCTCGAAGCCGAGTTCCTGGCCATCGTGCTGGTGCTGGTCTATGTCGGCGCCGTCATGGTGCTGTTCCTGTTCGTGGTCATGATGCTCGACATCGACACCGACAAGATGCGCGAAAACTTCTGGGGCTACCTGCCGATCGCGTCGTTCGTCGGCGTCATCATCGTGCTGGAAATGGCCGCCGTGCTGTGGCGCTCCTTCCTGTCGTTCGACCAGCAGGCCGTCAGCGCCGGCAACATCGGCGGCACCAAGGAACTCGGTATCCTGATCTTCACCAAATATGTCTACGGCTTTGAAATCGCAGCGGCGATCCTGCTGGTCGCGATTGTCGCGGCAGTGGCGCTGACGCTGCGCAAGCGTAAGGACACCAAACATTTCGACCCGGCAGACGCTGTCCGCGTCAAGCGCAACGACCGTCTGAAGATCGTCAAGATCGACGCGGTGCGTCCACGCGTGGACGTGGCGCCAGCCGCCGGTTCGGCCGAAGCAAAGGAGACCCCATGA
- the nuoI gene encoding NADH-quinone oxidoreductase subunit NuoI yields MERLKDFFGSFMLAELIKGMALTGKYMFSRKITVQYPEEKTPMSPRFRGLHALRRYPNGEERCIACKLCEAVCPAMAITIESEQRDDGSRRTTRYDIDLTKCIFCGFCEESCPVDSIVETHVLEYHGEKRGDLYYTKEMLLAVGDRYENQIAEARAADAPYR; encoded by the coding sequence ATGGAACGATTAAAAGACTTCTTCGGCAGCTTCATGCTGGCCGAATTGATAAAAGGGATGGCGCTGACGGGCAAGTACATGTTCTCGCGCAAAATCACCGTGCAGTACCCGGAAGAGAAGACGCCGATGTCGCCGCGCTTCCGCGGCCTGCACGCGCTGCGCCGCTACCCAAACGGCGAAGAACGCTGCATCGCCTGCAAACTGTGCGAAGCGGTGTGCCCGGCGATGGCCATCACCATCGAATCGGAACAGCGTGACGACGGTTCGCGCCGCACCACGCGTTACGACATCGATCTGACCAAGTGCATCTTCTGCGGTTTCTGCGAAGAGTCCTGCCCGGTCGATTCGATCGTCGAGACGCACGTGCTGGAGTACCACGGCGAGAAGCGCGGTGATTTGTACTACACCAAAGAGATGCTGCTGGCCGTTGGCGATCGCTATGAAAACCAGATCGCCGAAGCCCGCGCAGCCGACGCTCCTTACCGCTGA